Part of the Chitinivibrionia bacterium genome, GTCGCGTCGCCGAAATTTACTCCCCAGCCGCCGGGAAAAAACTCAATGGACTCGAGCGCCTCGCTGTTGTAGGTGGACTTTAGCCCGCCAAAGTGATACAAAAGCAAAATATCGGTGCCGTCAAGAAGAAACCGCGAATCGTGATGCGCAGTTCCGCGAACGACAATATTTCCGAGCGTTGCCGTCGGACGAGCCACCCCCGGAAGCGCCTGAACAACCTTGACCGCGTCTCCCGAAAGCCCCGGAATTCGCCGCATTTCGTTTATGGTAAGGCGGTGAACGGCGACTTCGGTCTGCAATCCCCTAAAAAAGGCGACGACTTCAAAATCGTCGAAATCCGTGTCGTGCGCAGCATCGGGGTCGGGCAAAGTTTCCACCCAAATTTCTTCTTCTTCGACTTCGGTATTTATCGCAAATCTGTAAACATACTGAACGATAACCGCCACGGGAATGCTGTCGTAAAGCATTGCAGGACGAAAAACAAAACTCATTGCCGCAGTCGCCGCCGCTTCGTCCAAAATCGGGTGCAGGGATTCGACTATTTCGACGGTATCAATTCTCCCCTCTTCGTTTATGAGAATGTGCATAACAACATCGCCCTCAATCCCCTGCTCAAAAAGCGTGCTGTCATATTCCGCCTCAACAAATTCGAGTTGCACAGGCATTGAGCCGACAAATCCGCCCTCTTGCGACTGAGCGGTATCTGCACTTTCGCCATTTACATCGGCGATATCTACCGTAGGGGCAGGTTTCAAACCTGCCCTTACATCGTCATCCTCATCTTCAAGTATTACTTCAAATTCATCGTCGAGAATTATTTCAAAATCGTCGTCGTTTATGTCTTGTGCAAAAACGCAAGTTGCAAAAAATACAAATATTAAAAACAATGTTATTTTAAGATTTATATTCATAATTTCACCTTCTCTATTTTCTTTTTTTCGCCGCGCAAAAACACGCTCGACAATCGCTCGAACTGAGGAGTAATATCTGTAGCAAACAGAATATCTTGCCTTAGTCGTTTATCCGCCAACAAATCGTTTTCGGCAAGTATTTTTTTTGCCGCTTTTGCCGTAAATTCCGCGCCGTTTATAAGCGCTACCCCGCTTCCGACACAACGCAAAAAAGCGTCATACAAAAGCGGATAATGAGTGCAAGCCAAAACGAGCGAGTCAATTCCCAAATCAAGCAAATCCGATAAATATTCTTCGATAACCTTATCAATTATTTTTTCTTTAATTTCGCCCTCTTCAACCAAATGCACAAGCAAAGGACACGCTTTTTCAAACACTACAATGTCGGGATTTATCGCCCGAATTCCATTGCCGTAAGCTCCAGCGCCGATTGTCGCGCGGGTGCCGATAACGCCGATTTTTTTCGCCCGCGAGCTTTCGACCGCCGCCCGACACCCCGATTCCACAACGCCGATTACGGGAATATCAGGTGCAATTTCGCTTACGCAATCGAGCGCAACGGAAGATACGGTATTGCAAGCCGCAATTATCATTTTAACGTCGTAGTTTAATAGAAATTTCGTTATTTCAATGCTGAATTTTCGTATGGTTTCCACGCTTCTGTCGCCGTAAGGACAGCGCAATGTGTCGCCGAAATAGATAAGTTGCTCGTCGGGCATAATTTTCGACAGTTCGCCCATTACTGTAAGTCCGCCTACCCCCGAATCAAACAAGGCAATAGGTTGCGTTGAGCTCATCTGCCAACCGCCATAGACGGATATTTTCTCAAAAACTCGATAATCGCCTCGCCGAGCCCCTCGCCTGCGCGCCGCTGAAATTTTGGATCGGAGAGCAATTTTTCTTCGCGAGTATTGGATATAAATCCCGTTTCGACCAAAACCGCAGGCATAGCCGCACCCGCCAAAACAAGGAAATTCGCCTGTCCAACCCCTGTGTGAAGCCGCCGAAGTTCGCGTATATTTCGAGCAAAACTTCTTTCGATCATTATTGAAAATTCCTGGCTTTCTCTTATAAATTCGCTGTTTGCCAGAGAAAGCAAAACCGCTTCTATGTCGCTTAATTCGGTCATATCTATTCCTTCAAATCCCAACACTGAGTTTTCCATACGCGCCGACATTTCGTCCATTTCGTTGTTCGCCTCGCTCAAAAAATACATTTTGTAGCCGCCGAGATTTGCATTAGTGGAAGCATTCGTATGAATAGAAATAAAAAGGTCGGCGTTTTTATTGTTTGCAAACTCCGTTCGCGACCTCAACGGAACGAAAACGTCTTCATCGCGGGTCATAAAAACCTGTATTCCTTCGTGTTTTGCAAGAAATTTTTTAACCTCTTGCGCAATAGCCAAAACAACATCTTTTTCCATAACGCCGTTTGGACCAATCGCCCCCGGATCTCTGCCGCCGTGTCCGGGGTCGATAACGACTATTCCCGAAACATTACTCGCGCCTCTTGCAACAGGAGCGGGAGTGGTTGCGGCAGGGCTTGCAACGGTTTGCGCAGGCGGCGTTGGCGATGTCCTGCTTACGCGAATTTGACGTGTTGTCATATCCGGAATAAAGAACAAACCGCTCACTTTATTCATCACCATAACAAATGACTCTATATCACTATAAGTTGTGTTGTTTTTTACAATAGTAGAATGATTAAGACTTGCCGCTTTTCCATTAAACAGATACTTGTCGCTGTTTTTCAACAAACGTAATTCGTTTTGTCCCGACCGAACAATTAAAGTGTCGCCACGCTCGCTTCTATTAAAATTAAGGTGTCGCCACACTGCAAACACAGGCACAAAAATTCCATTTGCGGCATCGTTAAGCGTTTCTATGGGATTGGCGGTTCCCGAAAGCCCGACAATTTCCCAGCGCTCAAAATCAGCGGCGGAAATCGCAGAAAAAAACATCAGAAAAAAAACTATTATTTTTTTCACAAATCTACCTCATTTTTTTTAGCGCCGCAAGCCGTCTTTTGCTTTCTTCTTCGGCGATTTTTTGACGTTTGTCGTATTTTTTAAGACCTTTGCAAAGTCCGATTTGCACTTTCACCCACTGTTTTTTGAAGTAAATAGAAAGCGGAATAAGCGTAAGCGGTTGTCTGTGCGTTTCGCGAAACAAGTAATCAATCTGCTTTTTGTGCATAAGAAGCCGACGTTGGCGCGTAGCTTCGTGGTTAAAGCGATTTCCGTGGTCATACGGACTTATGTGCAAATTCTGAAGCCAAACCTGCCCTTTTTTAACCTCCGCAAAACTGTCGGCAATATTGATTTTCCCCGCCCGAAGCGATTTTACTTCCGTTCCCGTAAGCTCAATCCCCGCTTCCCACGAGTCAATGACTTCGTAGTCGTGCCGCGCCTTTCGGTTTTGCGCGATGTTTTTTGTGTATGTCCCGGTGTTTTTTTCTTGCTTTTTTTGCATATATTGCCTTTAATTAACCCTTGTAAATTTTGCGTCTTGCCATATAAAAGTATTACCGCCATTGTATGTAAAATGACTATAGTCCCCGTATTCATTAAGCATAGATACTATTCCGTTTTCAATGCTCCACGTAAATTCAAGCGCATTATAAAGAATGTCATCCTCATATGAATTGGAAA contains:
- the murI gene encoding glutamate racemase — translated: MSSTQPIALFDSGVGGLTVMGELSKIMPDEQLIYFGDTLRCPYGDRSVETIRKFSIEITKFLLNYDVKMIIAACNTVSSVALDCVSEIAPDIPVIGVVESGCRAAVESSRAKKIGVIGTRATIGAGAYGNGIRAINPDIVVFEKACPLLVHLVEEGEIKEKIIDKVIEEYLSDLLDLGIDSLVLACTHYPLLYDAFLRCVGSGVALINGAEFTAKAAKKILAENDLLADKRLRQDILFATDITPQFERLSSVFLRGEKKKIEKVKL
- a CDS encoding N-acetylmuramoyl-L-alanine amidase; this translates as MKKIIVFFLMFFSAISAADFERWEIVGLSGTANPIETLNDAANGIFVPVFAVWRHLNFNRSERGDTLIVRSGQNELRLLKNSDKYLFNGKAASLNHSTIVKNNTTYSDIESFVMVMNKVSGLFFIPDMTTRQIRVSRTSPTPPAQTVASPAATTPAPVARGASNVSGIVVIDPGHGGRDPGAIGPNGVMEKDVVLAIAQEVKKFLAKHEGIQVFMTRDEDVFVPLRSRTEFANNKNADLFISIHTNASTNANLGGYKMYFLSEANNEMDEMSARMENSVLGFEGIDMTELSDIEAVLLSLANSEFIRESQEFSIMIERSFARNIRELRRLHTGVGQANFLVLAGAAMPAVLVETGFISNTREEKLLSDPKFQRRAGEGLGEAIIEFLRKYPSMAVGR
- the smpB gene encoding SsrA-binding protein SmpB; translated protein: MQKKQEKNTGTYTKNIAQNRKARHDYEVIDSWEAGIELTGTEVKSLRAGKINIADSFAEVKKGQVWLQNLHISPYDHGNRFNHEATRQRRLLMHKKQIDYLFRETHRQPLTLIPLSIYFKKQWVKVQIGLCKGLKKYDKRQKIAEEESKRRLAALKKMR